DNA from Verrucomicrobiia bacterium:
TTCCCGGTTGACGTGGCAATCCACTTGTGATAATCACCACATCAGAATCCTTATAATCTGCCGGATCATTAGTCCCCCGAACTTGACAATCAAAACCCTCCAAACAGGCAGACTGCATCATATCCAACGCTTTTCCTTGAGGCATACCCTCCACAATGTCGTGCAACACCACATCGCCCAACTCTTTTTCTACCAATCGTTGAGCCGTCGTTGCTCCTACAAACCCACCACCTACTACTGTAATTTTTGATCTCATTTAACTAAATCCTTCCTGTCTTTTGTAAAAATTAAACTTTTAGAATGAAGTTTCCTTCGGCACAAGCAAACAAATTTAAAAGTGAAAGGTAAAAAGTTGCACAAAATATAGCTGACGGCAGTTGTAGACAAATAACCTCTCACTTTTTCTTGCTACTCTTTTTTTAATTGGTAGATTAAAGCCTTATTCCGTGGAGTTGTAGCTCAATTGGTTAGAGCACCGCCCTGTCACGGCGGGGGTTGCGGGTTCGAGCCCCGTCAGCTCCGGTGATCACTAACTAATCACCTGTTACTTACCACCGCCGTCACTTAATTATAACAGGGGCGCTAATGGACGAAACGCTGCTTCAACTAATTTTTGTTTAAAAGATCGCTTTTGAAATATAGAGAGTTTGATTTCTTTGGATTTTTCAAAATCCTTTTCCAAAATATCAGATAAATATTGATTTTGTTCCTGAGAACGAATCAATACATTTAACTCAAAATTTAATCGCATCGAACGATTATCCAAATTGGCGGATCCCACCATAAGCCAATCTTGATCGATAATCGTCACTTTGGAGTGATTCATACCGCATGAATATTCAAATAATCTCACACCCACATGAAGCAAGTCCTCATAAAAAGAACGACTAACTTGCACCAAATAAGGATGATCCACCTTTTCTGCAATTAACAACCGCACATCCACACCACGCGAAGCGCAAATCGCCAAAGCCGTTAACAGTGTCTCACTGGGCACAAAATAACCGCAAGTAATCCAAAATCGCTCTCTGGCATGATTCAACATGGCAACTAAAGAGCGTTGTAAGGGATCACAATTTAAATCCGGACCTCCTGCCAAAACCTGAACGGGATAACACTCTTCATCTCTTTCAATTTTTTTACTCTCCGTTAAACGCTCATCCGTAGCAAAATACCAATCATTAGCAAAAGAATCCTCCAACACATGGACTACCGGACCACTCAATTGAATTTGGACATCGCGCCAATAACCCAAGGTTTCATCACCTCCTTCATATTCCTCACCCAGATTCATTCCTCCTACAAAAGCCACTTCACCATCAATGATCTGAAGTTTTCGATGATTCCTAAAATTAAGGAAAAAACGATTGCGCCAAATATTAAAAGATTGAAACCAGGAAAAATGACCGCCTGCTTCTATCAAAGGCCTATAAAACTTTTGACTAATCTCCCAACAACCCATTTCATCCAGCAAAATGCGGACTTCCACACCCCGTCGAGCCGCATCCACAGCCAAATTCAAAAACCTTTTGCCCGCTTCATCATCTCGCCAAATATAAAACTGCATATGAATAAAATGCTTCGCTTTTTTGATAGCTTCCTCCAAAGCGGGATAAAAATGGCAAGCGTCCACTAACACATTAACAGAATTGGCAACACTATTAGGCAACTGATTCACATGCGCCAAGGTTTCTAAAAATAATTGATCCCTTTCTTGAAGAGAAGGAACGATTCCGCGAGGATCTCTTGCGCCTTTTAAGGAACGATGCGCTCGAAACGCCTCACGTCGTTTCAACCGTTTGCGCTTCATGCGATCCGTGCCCATCAACAAATAAAATAATGCACCAACATAAGGAAAAAGAATAATCGCCCACAACCAAGCCAAGGTTGAAACTGGGCGCTTTTTGAGCAATAACAAATGTGGAATGGTGGACAGACTAACGCCATAAGCTATTAACGCCCACAACCATTCGCTTTTCATAAATTTTATTCTATCCTAGGAAAAAGAACTTCAGGTTGAGTTATTTTTTTACCCTGCCAATCATGTAAAACTGT
Protein-coding regions in this window:
- the cls gene encoding cardiolipin synthase, whose translation is MKSEWLWALIAYGVSLSTIPHLLLLKKRPVSTLAWLWAIILFPYVGALFYLLMGTDRMKRKRLKRREAFRAHRSLKGARDPRGIVPSLQERDQLFLETLAHVNQLPNSVANSVNVLVDACHFYPALEEAIKKAKHFIHMQFYIWRDDEAGKRFLNLAVDAARRGVEVRILLDEMGCWEISQKFYRPLIEAGGHFSWFQSFNIWRNRFFLNFRNHRKLQIIDGEVAFVGGMNLGEEYEGGDETLGYWRDVQIQLSGPVVHVLEDSFANDWYFATDERLTESKKIERDEECYPVQVLAGGPDLNCDPLQRSLVAMLNHARERFWITCGYFVPSETLLTALAICASRGVDVRLLIAEKVDHPYLVQVSRSFYEDLLHVGVRLFEYSCGMNHSKVTIIDQDWLMVGSANLDNRSMRLNFELNVLIRSQEQNQYLSDILEKDFEKSKEIKLSIFQKRSFKQKLVEAAFRPLAPLL